The region TGTTCAGGCAGGGGTTTCTACTCAGAAAGTACAGAACAGTATGATCATGTTCATGGGATTAACAAGTAATGATCCTAAACAATACGACGAACTGTTTTTACAGAATTATTTAAAAATCAATATTATTCCGCAAATTCAACGTATTCCAGGGGTTGCTCAGGCACAAGTTTTCGGAACGAGAGATTATTCCATGAGACTTTGGCTGAAACCGGACAGATTAGCCGCAAACGGACTTTCGCCTCAGGAAGTTTTGAATGCAGTGAAAGATCACAACTTAGAAGCCGCTCCGGGTCGTTTGGGACAGGGAAGTAAGGAAACTTACGAATATATCTTAAAATATAAGGGTAAATTAAACAAGAACGAAGACTACGAAAATATTGCCATCAAAGCGAACAGCGACGGTTCATTCCTAAGATTGAAAGATGTTGCAAGAGTAGAATTCGGATCTTATACCTATACAGCAGCTAACAGAGTTGACGGGAAACCAGTAGCCGGATTTGCCATCATGCAGACTGCCGGTTCGAACGCCAACGAGATCTTAACAGAAATTGAAAAACAGGTTGACCAGTTCAAAACAACCCTTCCAAAAGGCGTAGAACCGATCATCATGTACAACTCTAAAGATTTTTTAGACGCGTCTATTCATCAGGTTGTTGAGACATTGGTAATTGCATTTATTCTGGTATTTATTGTAGTATATATTTTCCTTCAGGATTTCAGATCTACATTAATTCCTGCAATTGCCGTTCCGGTTGCGATTATCGGTACCTTCTTCTTCTTGCAGTTATTTGGTTTCAGTATCAACATGTTGACGTTGTTTGCATTGGTACTCGCCATTGGTATTGTGGTAGATGACGCAATCGTTGTGGTAGAAGCCATTCACTCCAAGATGGAACATACAGGAATGCCTGTGGAACAAGCCACAACAAGTTCGATGAGTGAAATTTCCGGAGCGATTATTTCCATTACATTGGTGATGTGTGCCGTGTTTATTCCGGTTGGTTTCATGCAGGGTCCTGCGGGAGTTTTCTACAGACAGTTTGCCTTTACATTGGCGATTGCGATTTTAATTTCTGCGGTGAATGCCTTAACATTAAGTCCGGCTCTTTGTGCTTTATTATTAAATGATCCTCAAGGTGAGCACGGTGAACATGGCAAAAAAACTGGTTTCGGCGCGAAATTTTTCAATGCTTTCAATACAAGCTTTAATAATTTAACTAAAAAATACATTTACAGCCTTAAATTTTTAATTAAAAACAAATGGGTTGCGGTTGGCGGATTAGTTCTTATTACTGCGGTAAGTGTTTTCTTAATTAAAAAAGCACCATCAGGATTTATTCCTACAGAAGATCAGGGGTTCATCTTGTATGCGGTAAACACGCCTCCGGGAAGTTCATTGGACAGAACGCACAATGCAACCGAACAAATCGATAAAATCATAGACGGTGAAAAAGCGAAAAACCACCTTTGGGTTGCAGACGGTCTGAACTTCATCAGTAATGCGAATGCTTCTCCATACTCTGCAGGTTTTATCAAATTAAAAGATCATGATCAGCGAGGTGAAATCACCGATCCGGATCAGATTGCAGCAGGATTAACAGGGAAAGTTTCCCAGGTGAAAGATGCAAGTGCATTCTTCTTCAACTTCCCTACAGTTCAGGGATTTGGTAACGTTTCCGGTTTTGAATTTATGCTTCAGGACAGAACGAACGGTTCTTTAGAACAATTGGGAACAAATACTCAGGCTTTCATTGGAGAATTGATGAAACGTCCGGAAATTGCATTCGCTTTCACAACGTATGCAGCAGGAAATCCACAATTCACCATTGAGGTTGATAATGATAAAGCCAATCAGCTTGGCGTTTCTATCACAGAATTGATGCAGACGATGCAGATTTATTACGGAAGTAGCTTCGTTTCAGATTTCAACAGATTCGGAAAATACTATAGAGTAATGGCTCAGGCGGATATTCCTTATCGTACCGACGCGAATTCTCTGGAAGGAATTTATGTTAAAAATAAATCAGGCGAAATGGTTCCTGTAAAAACATTGGTAACCTTAAAAAGAAGCTTCGGACCTGAAACAGTGACAAGAAACAACCTATTCAATGCGGTTACAATTAACGGAACTCCCAAACCTGGCTACAGTACCGGAGACGCGATCAAGGCTGTAGAAGAAGTTGCGCAGAAATCACTTCCAAGAGGTTACGGTTACGAATGGACGGGAATCACTCGTGAAGAAATCAAAACAAGCGGACAGACAGCATTTATCTTTATGCTAAGTATTTTGTTTGTGTATTTCTTGTTGGCAGCTCAGTATGAAAGTTATATTCTACCGTTTGCCGTTATTTTAACGATTCCAACGGGTATTTTCGGAGTATTTGCTTTTACAGGATTGGCTGGAATTGATAACAACATTTACGTTCAGGTTGGATTGATCATGTTGGTCGGATTATTGGCGAAAAACGCGATCCTGATTGTAGAATTCGCAGTGCAAAGAAGAAATGCGGGAAGATCATTACTGGAATCTGCGCTTCAGGCTTCAAGGCTACGTTTAAGACCGATCTTAATGACCTCATTTGCCTTCATCATCGGTATGCTTCCATTGGTTTGGACTCAGGGAGCTTCCGCAAAAGGAAACCACTCGATCGGTATGAGTACAGTGGGTGGAATGTTTACAGGTGTTGTATTCGGAGTCTTCATTATTCCTGTAATGTTTGTGATTTTCCAATACTTACACGAAAAAATGCCGAGCAGAAAAAAGAAAAGACTTCAAAAACAAAAATTGGAGCAAGAACTTTTAACTCCGGCTCACTAATATAATGATTGACAAAACTTTGAGAATATTTCAAATATATTTTGAACCATTAAGATTTTAATTAAGAAGCTTAGAATATTAAGTTTAGCTACGCTTTTAAAATAATGTTTATTAAAAATCAATTTGATTTTTTCTTAATTAAGCTTAATTCCTTAACTATTCTTAATGGTTCAAATAAAATAAAAATAGAGAAGAAACTATTCAAACTAATATCATAAAAGAGCAAAGCATTTTCTCCTACTAAAGACTTCTTTGCACTCATAACTTCTCAAAGTTTTGTAATCAATTAAAAAATTATGAAATCGCAAGATTACATAAGACCTTTTAATAAAAATAAATATTTACTTATGAAAAGAATATTAAATATCATCATCGCTTTTGGACTGGCTCTAGGTTCGGTCTCCTGCGTGTCGAAACTGGCATTCAAGGAGCCTGAGCTTGAGCTTCCCGAAACGTTCAAATATACTGCAACTGCCGATACAGCAAGCGTTGCCAACTTAGAATGGAAACAGTTTTTCAACGATCCGATATTGCAAAACCTGATTGAAAAAGGAATTAAAAACAATTACGATTTACAGATTGCTTTAAAACAGGTTGCTTCTTCACAGGAAAAATTAAAACAGGCAAAATATCTTCAGTATCCTGATGTAGGTTTTGGTGTTACTGCACAAATTTCAAAACCTTCCAAAAACAGCATGAACGGGCAAAGCTTAAATTTATTTTTAGGAAAAAGCTATGTTGAGGATTACAATGCAGCATTCAATTTATCTTGGGAAGCCGATATTTGGGGAAAAATTAAAAATCAGCAGGAAGTTTCTAAAATGCAGTATCTGCAGACTTATGAAGCAACAAAAGCAATTCAGACACAAGTTGTGGCAGCCATTGCTCAAGGATATTATAATTTATTGATGCTCGACAAACAATTGCAGATTGCCAACTCAAATTTAGAATTGAGCAAAAACACGCTTTCTTTAACAGAAAAATTATGGAAAAGCGGGGATACAACTTCTCTGGGAGTTCAGCAGGCAACAGCTCAAAAGCAATCTACAGAACTTCTGATTACACAATTGGAACAAAATATTGCCATCCAGGAAAATGCATTAAGTATTTTAGTTGGGGAAAATCCGGGAAAAATCAGCAGAACGATTGAAATGTCAGATACCTCTTTGCCACAAGATATTTCTGCGGGGCTTCCTGCAGCGATGGTAAGCCGTCGTCCAGATGTTCGTCAACAGGAATTGGTATTGTTGGAATCCAATTCAATGGTGGGAATTGCTCAGGCAAACATGTATCCTTCATTGAAAATTACAGCAAATGGTGGAGTAAATTCATTTAAAATTGATAACTGGTTTCAGATTCCGGCTTCATTATTCGGTTCTGTTTTAGGAGGATTGACTCAACCCATTTTCCAGAAAAGACAATTGAAAACAGATTTAAATGTTGCTAAAATCCAGAGAGAGAAAAACGTATTGGCTTTCCGTCAATCAGTTTTAAATGCGGTAGGTGAAGTTTCTGATGCCTTGGTTTCAAATGAAAGTTTAAAAGTTCAGGAACAAAAAGCAACAGAACAGGTTGCAACGTTAAAAGACGGAATTAAGAGTGCCGAAATGCTTTACAAAGGCGGGATGGCAAATTATTTAGAAGTAATAACAGCTCAAGGAAATTCTCTACAGGCAGAGCTAAATTTGGCGTCCGTAAAAAGACAGAGATTAAGCAGTATTGTAGACTTGTACCGAGCTTTAGGAGGCGGTTGGAAGTAGTAAATTAAAATTATATTGTTAATGGAATGCGGTCTTTCGGGGCTGCATTTTTTTGTTTAACTAAACTTTTTTAACCACTCTCACTGTCATTCTGAACGAAACAAAGTGAAGTGAAGAATCTAAATTGTTAACAAAGATTCTTCCTTCGTCAGAATGACAATGTGTGAAAGTTTAAAACCATTAAGAGCATTTAAGTTGTTAAGTTTAATTAAGAAAAATCAAATAGATTTTTATAAACATTATTTTAAAAGCGTAGCTAAACTTAATATTCTAAACTTCTTAATCAAATCTTAATGGTTAAAATTATGTCTAATATTTTTCAAAAAAATGTGGAAATCTCTGGAAAATAAAATTATTTCAAAGTCTCTTTATTGATATACTCAATCAACTGATCAAAATCCTCCTTCGAATATCCCAACTGCAAATAATGAATATCATCCGCTTTTCGATACCAGGTCAATTGGCGTTTTGCATATCTCCGGCTGTTTTTCTTAATTTCAGAAACGGCAAAATCCAAATCCCATTCCCCATCAAAATATTTGAATAATTCAGAATATCCAACGGTTTTCAAAGCAGTCAGATCTTTAAATTCTTCCAGACTTTTTGCCTCTTCCAACAAGCCTTTTTCCATCATGATATCCACTCTCTTATTGATTCGATCGTACAATTCTTCTCTCGGTGCTTCAATTCCAATTCGAATTGTAATAAAATCTCTTGAATCTTGTGAAACAGCAATTTGTTCCGAATACTTTTTATTCGTCTGCCAAATGACATCAATTGCCCGTAAAAGTCTCCTGTGATTATGAAAATCAACCACTTCAAAATATTCGGGATCCAATTTTTTTAGAATTTCCTGAAGTTTTTCGATGCCTTCGTTTTCGAGAATATCATGTAATTTTTTCTGATTTTCCTCGTCAGCTTCGGGTAAATCATTCAACCCTTCAATTACAGCTTTTTCGTACATCATACTTCCTCCCACCAAAATGACGGTATCATGATCTTTAAAAAGTTCGTTGAGTTTTTTTAAGGCATCTTCTTCATATTGCCCAATGGAATAGTATTCCTGAACTGAAAGATTTCCAATAAAATGATGAGGTGCTTCTGACAATTCTTCTGCAGAAGGTGCGGCAGTACCAATTTCCATTCCTTTGAAAAACTGGCGGGAATCACAGGAAATAATTTCCGTATTGAAATGTTTTGCCAGATCAATTGCCAATCTCGTTTTACCAATTCCGGTAGGTCCTACAACAGAAATCAAATTTTTCTTTTTCACATCGCTAATTTACGAAAATTTGATTTTTTTGTTTTAATCTCAAAGTCACAAAAAAATTGTGTCTTAATTTTGAACCATTAAGAATTTGGTTAAGAATAAATCTAATAGATTTTTCTCAAGCATTATTTTAAAGCAAAGTTCATCTTAATATTCTAAATTTCTTAATCAAAATCTTAATGGTTAAAATCGAACTTGATCTTAACGTTAAAGTTTCATCTTGTCACACTATAGACTTAAATGTTTATCTTTGTACGACAATAAAAAACTATGATTTTATCAATGACAGGCTTTGGTAGAGCCGAAGACGTTTTTGAAGGAAAAAAAATTACAATAGATATTAAATCACTGAACAGCAAAAGCTTTGATTTGAATATTAAAATTCCTTTGCGTTACAAAGAAAAAGAATTTGAAATCAGAAAAATTCTTAACGATAGACTCATCCGTGGAAAAGTAGACTGCTACGTTAATATAGAGAATCTAGAAGAGACAAACGACGTAAAAATCAATAAAGGATTAATTGATTCTTACATTAATGAACTTCGAAACATTGCCTCCGATGGACCGGATTTTGAATATCTGAAAATGGCGGTAAGACTTCCGGACGCTATTACTTCCAGACCCGATGACTTGTCTGAAGGAGAATGGGAAGCTTTAGCAAAAATTGTAAATGCTGCGATTGACCGTTTCGAAGAGTTCAGAAAAACAGAAGGCAAAATCCTGCATGAAGAACTGGAAAGAAATATTCAGAATATTGATAAATATCTAGGTGAAGTTATTCCTTTTGAAGAAGAAAGAATCATCGCTGTAAGAGAGCGTTATCAGAAAACTTTAAAGGAATTCGAAAACGTGGATGAAACCCGTTTCTATCAGGAAATGGCCTATTTCACAGAAAAACTGGATATTTCTGAAGAAAAAGTAAGATTAGCCCAGCATTTGAAATATTACAAAGAAGTAATGGACAATGAGGATTTCAACGGAAAAAAACTTGGTTTTATTTCTCAGGAAATCGGCCGTGAAATCAATACTTTAGGTTCAAAAGCCAATCATGCACAAATTCAGAAACTGGTGGTGATGATGAAAGATGATTTGGAAAAAATTAAAGAACAGACATTAAACGTACTATAACTTAGTTGATAGTTATTAGTTGATGGTTGTTGGGTTTTTACAGCTGTCAACTAAAAATTATCAAC is a window of Candidatus Chryseobacterium colombiense DNA encoding:
- a CDS encoding efflux RND transporter permease subunit, which produces MLKQFIERPVLSTVISIILLLLGALSLFNLPIALFPDIAPPSVQVTAFYPGANAEVVARSVATPIEEAVNGVENMTYMTSNSSNDGTMTLNVFFKQGSDADNAAVNVQNRVSKAMSQLPQEVVQAGVSTQKVQNSMIMFMGLTSNDPKQYDELFLQNYLKINIIPQIQRIPGVAQAQVFGTRDYSMRLWLKPDRLAANGLSPQEVLNAVKDHNLEAAPGRLGQGSKETYEYILKYKGKLNKNEDYENIAIKANSDGSFLRLKDVARVEFGSYTYTAANRVDGKPVAGFAIMQTAGSNANEILTEIEKQVDQFKTTLPKGVEPIIMYNSKDFLDASIHQVVETLVIAFILVFIVVYIFLQDFRSTLIPAIAVPVAIIGTFFFLQLFGFSINMLTLFALVLAIGIVVDDAIVVVEAIHSKMEHTGMPVEQATTSSMSEISGAIISITLVMCAVFIPVGFMQGPAGVFYRQFAFTLAIAILISAVNALTLSPALCALLLNDPQGEHGEHGKKTGFGAKFFNAFNTSFNNLTKKYIYSLKFLIKNKWVAVGGLVLITAVSVFLIKKAPSGFIPTEDQGFILYAVNTPPGSSLDRTHNATEQIDKIIDGEKAKNHLWVADGLNFISNANASPYSAGFIKLKDHDQRGEITDPDQIAAGLTGKVSQVKDASAFFFNFPTVQGFGNVSGFEFMLQDRTNGSLEQLGTNTQAFIGELMKRPEIAFAFTTYAAGNPQFTIEVDNDKANQLGVSITELMQTMQIYYGSSFVSDFNRFGKYYRVMAQADIPYRTDANSLEGIYVKNKSGEMVPVKTLVTLKRSFGPETVTRNNLFNAVTINGTPKPGYSTGDAIKAVEEVAQKSLPRGYGYEWTGITREEIKTSGQTAFIFMLSILFVYFLLAAQYESYILPFAVILTIPTGIFGVFAFTGLAGIDNNIYVQVGLIMLVGLLAKNAILIVEFAVQRRNAGRSLLESALQASRLRLRPILMTSFAFIIGMLPLVWTQGASAKGNHSIGMSTVGGMFTGVVFGVFIIPVMFVIFQYLHEKMPSRKKKRLQKQKLEQELLTPAH
- a CDS encoding efflux transporter outer membrane subunit produces the protein MKRILNIIIAFGLALGSVSCVSKLAFKEPELELPETFKYTATADTASVANLEWKQFFNDPILQNLIEKGIKNNYDLQIALKQVASSQEKLKQAKYLQYPDVGFGVTAQISKPSKNSMNGQSLNLFLGKSYVEDYNAAFNLSWEADIWGKIKNQQEVSKMQYLQTYEATKAIQTQVVAAIAQGYYNLLMLDKQLQIANSNLELSKNTLSLTEKLWKSGDTTSLGVQQATAQKQSTELLITQLEQNIAIQENALSILVGENPGKISRTIEMSDTSLPQDISAGLPAAMVSRRPDVRQQELVLLESNSMVGIAQANMYPSLKITANGGVNSFKIDNWFQIPASLFGSVLGGLTQPIFQKRQLKTDLNVAKIQREKNVLAFRQSVLNAVGEVSDALVSNESLKVQEQKATEQVATLKDGIKSAEMLYKGGMANYLEVITAQGNSLQAELNLASVKRQRLSSIVDLYRALGGGWK
- the miaA gene encoding tRNA (adenosine(37)-N6)-dimethylallyltransferase MiaA — translated: MKKKNLISVVGPTGIGKTRLAIDLAKHFNTEIISCDSRQFFKGMEIGTAAPSAEELSEAPHHFIGNLSVQEYYSIGQYEEDALKKLNELFKDHDTVILVGGSMMYEKAVIEGLNDLPEADEENQKKLHDILENEGIEKLQEILKKLDPEYFEVVDFHNHRRLLRAIDVIWQTNKKYSEQIAVSQDSRDFITIRIGIEAPREELYDRINKRVDIMMEKGLLEEAKSLEEFKDLTALKTVGYSELFKYFDGEWDLDFAVSEIKKNSRRYAKRQLTWYRKADDIHYLQLGYSKEDFDQLIEYINKETLK
- a CDS encoding YicC family protein translates to MILSMTGFGRAEDVFEGKKITIDIKSLNSKSFDLNIKIPLRYKEKEFEIRKILNDRLIRGKVDCYVNIENLEETNDVKINKGLIDSYINELRNIASDGPDFEYLKMAVRLPDAITSRPDDLSEGEWEALAKIVNAAIDRFEEFRKTEGKILHEELERNIQNIDKYLGEVIPFEEERIIAVRERYQKTLKEFENVDETRFYQEMAYFTEKLDISEEKVRLAQHLKYYKEVMDNEDFNGKKLGFISQEIGREINTLGSKANHAQIQKLVVMMKDDLEKIKEQTLNVL